The following coding sequences are from one Saprospiraceae bacterium window:
- a CDS encoding outer membrane beta-barrel protein, giving the protein MRFFVFLFLQSLVFFAAAQSIDVGISLGGSNYSGDLTPNAIAAIKQTGLAGGIHLRYDFSNAIAFKLQYMRLSVKGDDSYGKQDWYRLRNASFYSAINEVSLLGQANIMGLFYEEPRVMNFYLTLGASYFNFNPKRKYNGQVVELRDLGTEGQGLPGYKDLYDLSAFALTMGMGVRYFLNSNLALTVEYITRKTRTDFLDDVSGNYIGYDIIKNARGDIAAEIANKYMIPNGSQRANEIDKDWFHSLMLTASWHFGADFRQKKIRFRKRGINCPSVK; this is encoded by the coding sequence ATGAGATTTTTCGTCTTTTTGTTTTTACAATCTTTGGTATTCTTTGCTGCAGCTCAAAGCATTGATGTAGGCATCAGTTTGGGAGGATCAAATTATAGTGGTGACTTGACCCCTAATGCTATTGCTGCTATAAAACAGACCGGTTTAGCCGGAGGCATTCATCTCAGATATGATTTTTCAAATGCTATTGCATTTAAGCTGCAGTATATGAGGTTATCTGTAAAAGGTGATGACTCTTATGGAAAGCAGGACTGGTACAGGCTCAGGAATGCGAGCTTTTATAGTGCTATCAATGAGGTGTCGCTTTTGGGTCAGGCCAATATTATGGGTTTGTTTTATGAAGAACCGCGTGTGATGAACTTTTACCTGACATTGGGTGCCAGCTATTTTAACTTTAATCCCAAAAGAAAATACAATGGTCAAGTTGTGGAGCTGAGAGATCTGGGGACAGAGGGGCAAGGACTACCCGGGTACAAGGATTTGTATGACCTTTCCGCTTTTGCTTTGACTATGGGTATGGGTGTTAGATACTTCCTGAATTCTAATTTGGCGCTAACTGTGGAATATATCACTAGGAAGACCAGAACTGATTTTCTCGATGATGTGAGTGGTAACTACATTGGTTATGATATTATCAAGAATGCAAGAGGAGATATAGCTGCCGAAATTGCCAATAAGTACATGATCCCGAACGGTTCCCAAAGAGCCAATGAAATAGACAAGGACTGGTTTCATAGTCTGATGCTGACAGCGTCATGGCACTTTGGAGCAGACTTTAGACAAAAGAAAATCAGGTTTAGAAAGAGAGGCATCAATTGTCCTTCCGTCAAGTAA